A stretch of Chloroflexota bacterium DNA encodes these proteins:
- a CDS encoding cysteine desulfurase, producing MVKTPKLPLYLDYMASTPCLPEVVQAMLPYFSERFHNPQSAHPPGEESLEAIERARRTLALLIGAPSPKDLFFTSGATESNNWALKGILQLPNRRGSHILISQIEHLSITHPCKSLERQDVTATQVAVDRLGRVSPDAVKKAIRTETALVSITHASNEVGTLEPIADIAQVCRKAGVPLHVDASNTVGIVPISVAQLGCDLMTISPHMFYGPKGIGALYVRRGLRLPPLIEGGTQEEGRRAGTENVPAIVGLGVACELALRDMASRARRFTALRDRLISGLRPLKGLHLTGDLANRLPHHVSCVIDGVESETILQALALDDQVYAASGTACSAKAKQPSYVLQALGYSEQHASGSLVFSLGLETTENEIDYLLDVLPKAIVRVRSLSTNH from the coding sequence GTGGTCAAAACGCCGAAATTGCCCCTCTACCTGGACTACATGGCCTCCACGCCCTGTCTCCCGGAAGTCGTCCAGGCCATGCTCCCCTACTTCTCAGAGCGCTTCCACAACCCGCAAAGCGCTCACCCGCCGGGCGAAGAGTCCCTGGAGGCCATCGAGCGGGCGCGCCGCACGCTGGCCCTCCTCATCGGCGCCCCTTCGCCAAAGGACCTCTTCTTCACCTCTGGCGCGACTGAGTCCAACAATTGGGCGCTCAAAGGCATCCTCCAGCTGCCAAATCGTCGCGGCAGCCATATCCTCATCTCTCAGATCGAGCACCTCTCCATCACCCACCCCTGCAAGTCCCTTGAGCGCCAGGACGTCACCGCCACCCAGGTCGCAGTGGATAGGCTCGGCCGCGTCAGTCCCGATGCGGTGAAAAAGGCCATCCGAACGGAGACAGCCCTCGTCTCCATCACCCATGCTAGCAACGAGGTCGGCACACTGGAGCCTATCGCTGACATCGCCCAGGTCTGCCGCAAAGCCGGCGTCCCCCTCCACGTAGACGCCTCGAACACCGTGGGCATCGTTCCCATCAGCGTCGCCCAGCTCGGCTGCGACCTGATGACCATCTCGCCCCATATGTTCTATGGGCCAAAGGGCATCGGCGCCCTCTACGTGCGCCGCGGCCTACGCCTGCCGCCCCTCATCGAAGGCGGCACCCAAGAAGAGGGCCGGCGCGCAGGGACGGAGAACGTCCCCGCCATCGTCGGCCTCGGCGTCGCCTGCGAGTTGGCCCTTCGCGATATGGCCTCCCGCGCGCGCCGCTTCACCGCCCTCCGCGACCGCCTCATCTCGGGCCTGCGCCCCCTAAAGGGCCTTCACCTCACCGGCGACCTGGCGAACCGCCTCCCCCATCACGTCAGTTGCGTCATAGACGGCGTCGAAAGCGAAACGATCCTCCAAGCCCTCGCACTGGATGACCAGGTCTACGCCGCCAGCGGAACCGCCTGCTCCGCCAAGGCCAAACAGCCCAGCTACGTCCTCCAGGCCCTAGGCTATAGCGAACAGCACGCCTCTGGCTCCCTCGTCTTCTCCCTCGGCCTCGAAACCACGGAGAATGAGATAGACTATCTGCTGGACGTCCTGCCCAAGGCCATCGTCCGCGTCCGCTCACTCTCCACAAACCATTGA
- a CDS encoding sulfurtransferase TusA family protein has translation MRAKKIPKQPLPKPDETLDALGLFCPVPVWEAAKHIIEMKPGQVLELLSDDEGITEDMPAWCRRTGHLLLAIEEDAEDAGVYHVYVRKAGK, from the coding sequence ATGCGCGCCAAGAAGATACCCAAACAGCCCCTCCCCAAGCCCGATGAGACGCTGGATGCCTTGGGCCTCTTTTGCCCCGTTCCCGTCTGGGAGGCGGCCAAGCACATCATCGAGATGAAGCCCGGCCAAGTGCTGGAGCTTCTCTCCGATGACGAAGGAATCACGGAAGATATGCCCGCCTGGTGCCGGCGGACAGGCCATCTCCTCCTCGCCATCGAGGAGGATGCCGAAGATGCGGGCGTCTACCACGTCTACGTACGCAAGGCCGGGAAGTAG
- a CDS encoding iron-sulfur cluster assembly accessory protein → MITVTYAANEKIKEIMKEQGEENTALRVIVTGQGCSGPQYMMTLDNEAQTDDQTFESMGLKIVVDPDTASVLEGSQIDYLVGIEKSGFVISNPTFKMQGGGGGCGSCGCGK, encoded by the coding sequence ATGATTACAGTGACCTACGCAGCAAATGAAAAGATCAAGGAAATCATGAAGGAGCAGGGCGAAGAAAACACCGCTCTCCGTGTCATCGTGACCGGCCAAGGCTGTTCGGGCCCCCAGTACATGATGACCCTTGATAACGAGGCCCAGACCGACGACCAGACCTTCGAGTCCATGGGCCTGAAGATCGTTGTGGACCCGGATACCGCCAGCGTCCTGGAAGGCTCCCAGATTGATTACCTGGTCGGCATCGAAAAGTCCGGCTTCGTTATCAGCAACCCAACCTTCAAGATGCAGGGCGGCGGCGGGGGCTGCGGAAGCTGCGGCTGCGGCAAGTAG